From Candidatus Neomarinimicrobiota bacterium, the proteins below share one genomic window:
- the mltF gene encoding membrane-bound lytic murein transglycosylase MltF, producing MGVALDSLLLSSLHTIRKRKKLIVLTTNTSSTYYYGTDGPKGMEYELATLFAQSLGVEVEFRVKHNINEVLKAIQSGEGDIAAAGMTRTRERQNKYLFGPTYYEVTQYVVGKRFRNLPRSMEDLLQFKPVIVAGTSFEENLIRLKKEYPALEWDTTTVLSTEQILEKVWLGEIDVTICDDKIISLYRRYFPELIPLFPVSEAEEVAWILRKNGYDLERYAKKWFKKIKKSGYLDELVAKYFGYYEFFDYFDIRTFHWRIETRLPLYRKWFEEAGNKYNIPWTLLAAQSYQESHWNSRAISPTGVRGLMMLTQTTAQTVDVTNRLDARQSIFGGARYLAGLIDRIPLSVQPNDRYLFALAAYNVGFGHLTDARRLAADLGRNPDSWHDLKSVLPLLSQPKYYSKLTFGYARGMEPVRYVDRIVNYRDILEQTLFQPQELNPDTTNTEALQTQ from the coding sequence ATGGGGGTTGCACTGGACAGCCTTTTACTTTCAAGTTTACATACTATCCGGAAGCGGAAAAAGCTCATCGTTCTTACAACCAATACATCTTCCACGTATTATTACGGAACAGACGGTCCAAAAGGTATGGAATATGAGCTGGCAACATTATTTGCCCAATCCCTGGGTGTTGAAGTGGAGTTCCGGGTTAAGCACAACATTAATGAAGTTTTAAAAGCTATTCAGAGCGGAGAAGGGGACATCGCTGCAGCCGGTATGACCCGCACCCGGGAAAGGCAGAACAAATACCTGTTTGGTCCGACGTATTATGAAGTGACTCAGTATGTGGTGGGGAAAAGATTTAGGAATCTGCCACGATCTATGGAAGATTTGCTTCAGTTTAAACCGGTTATTGTGGCAGGGACGAGCTTTGAAGAGAATTTAATACGGTTGAAAAAAGAGTATCCTGCATTGGAGTGGGATACCACTACTGTATTATCCACTGAACAGATTCTTGAAAAGGTCTGGCTTGGTGAGATAGATGTCACCATTTGTGATGATAAAATTATTTCTCTCTACCGACGCTATTTTCCAGAACTCATCCCGTTGTTTCCTGTCAGTGAAGCAGAAGAAGTCGCCTGGATCCTGAGAAAAAACGGGTATGATCTGGAGCGTTATGCGAAAAAATGGTTTAAAAAAATAAAAAAGAGCGGATATCTGGATGAGCTGGTGGCCAAGTATTTCGGATATTATGAGTTTTTCGATTATTTTGATATCCGGACTTTTCACTGGCGTATTGAAACCCGGCTTCCTCTTTACCGCAAATGGTTTGAAGAAGCAGGAAATAAATACAACATCCCATGGACTCTTTTAGCAGCTCAATCCTATCAGGAATCTCACTGGAATTCACGGGCTATCAGCCCCACTGGTGTCCGTGGACTTATGATGCTCACACAAACAACTGCTCAGACAGTAGATGTGACCAACCGTCTGGATGCAAGACAGAGCATTTTTGGTGGTGCCCGTTATCTGGCAGGATTGATTGACCGGATCCCTTTGTCCGTCCAGCCTAACGATCGCTATCTTTTTGCCCTGGCAGCATACAATGTGGGATTCGGTCATCTAACAGACGCCCGAAGGTTAGCAGCGGACCTGGGCAGAAATCCAGACTCCTGGCACGACCTGAAATCGGTCCTTCCCCTTTTAAGCCAACCGAAATATTATTCAAAACTGACCTTTGGGTATGCCAGGGGAATGGAACCGGTTCGTTATGTGGATAGAATTGTCAATTACCGGGATATTCTGGAACAAACCCTGTTCCAGCCGCAGGAGCTGAATCCGGATACCACAAATACTGAAGCACTTCAAACGCAATGA
- a CDS encoding GNAT family N-acetyltransferase: MDETKITLHRWQEPAARHIIQKIRYEVFVEEQKVPVEEEIDRFDPLSLHILVHLKTRNGVYEPVATGRLIPDGHIGRIAVLKGYRGRGIGLLMMEILEKKAMDKGISTVELDAQLQALPFYEKAGYIAYGGVFMDAGIQHKKMKKILNNRNDEMS, translated from the coding sequence ATGGATGAAACAAAAATTACACTCCACCGCTGGCAGGAACCTGCAGCCCGTCACATCATACAAAAAATTCGCTATGAAGTCTTTGTTGAAGAACAAAAAGTCCCTGTGGAAGAAGAAATAGACCGTTTTGATCCTCTTTCACTCCATATTCTTGTTCATTTGAAAACCCGGAATGGTGTATATGAGCCTGTGGCTACCGGCAGACTGATCCCAGATGGACATATTGGCAGGATTGCAGTATTAAAAGGCTATCGAGGGCGGGGTATTGGTCTTCTCATGATGGAAATCCTGGAGAAAAAGGCCATGGATAAAGGCATAAGTACCGTGGAACTGGATGCCCAGTTGCAGGCACTCCCGTTTTATGAAAAAGCCGGCTATATCGCGTATGGCGGTGTTTTTATGGATGCGGGAATCCAACATAAAAAAATGAAAAAAATCCTGAACAACCGAAACGATGAAATGTCATAA
- a CDS encoding deoxyribodipyrimidine photo-lyase, whose product MDRVKQLSRGFGSGGEYILYWMQQSQRVFYNHALNFAISKANKNHQPLMVLFVLTNDFPQAENSHYVFMLEGLQEVQEELQKRGVTFIIRQGDPVDIVSDFARQASIVVFDGGYLRIQKSWRNHIRDHIENPIYQVESDVVIPVETASNKREYMARTLRPKIHAALKEVFEDEVKVKPREISEADFSGEVEVPPRYDSVTGSINPVTGVKIEKILEEYREKAKKTRFTGGHSTAVAQFRNFVKEKLPFYADKSNDPGYENVSLMSPYLHFGQISPLELIHLIQEHYDLNEPFVRDYLEQLIVRRELAVNFVHYTEHYDSLDALPDWARKTLEEHANDAREYLYTFEELEQGKTHDEDWNTCMEEMRETGFMHGHMRMYWGKKIIEWTESPEIAFDTLIKLNNRYFLDGRDPVSYTSILWLFGLHDQAWKERPIFGKIRYMNQAGLHRKFNMKNYEIRIKNDE is encoded by the coding sequence GTGGATCGTGTGAAACAATTGAGCCGTGGTTTTGGAAGTGGCGGAGAGTACATTCTTTATTGGATGCAGCAATCTCAACGGGTTTTTTACAATCACGCCCTGAATTTCGCCATTTCAAAGGCAAACAAGAATCATCAGCCGCTAATGGTTTTATTTGTCCTCACCAACGATTTTCCCCAGGCTGAAAATTCACATTATGTGTTTATGCTTGAAGGGTTACAGGAAGTACAGGAGGAATTGCAAAAAAGAGGGGTCACTTTTATTATTCGACAGGGAGATCCTGTAGATATTGTATCGGATTTTGCCAGGCAAGCTTCCATTGTAGTGTTTGACGGGGGGTATCTGAGAATCCAGAAGTCATGGCGAAATCATATCCGGGATCACATAGAAAACCCCATTTACCAGGTAGAATCTGATGTAGTGATTCCTGTTGAAACAGCCTCAAACAAACGGGAATATATGGCCAGAACCCTCAGACCGAAAATCCATGCTGCTTTGAAAGAGGTGTTTGAGGATGAGGTTAAGGTTAAGCCCCGTGAAATAAGTGAAGCAGATTTCTCAGGGGAGGTTGAGGTTCCACCTCGATACGACTCTGTTACAGGTAGTATTAACCCGGTGACAGGGGTTAAGATTGAGAAAATTTTGGAAGAATATAGAGAAAAGGCAAAAAAAACACGATTTACCGGTGGCCATTCCACAGCTGTGGCTCAATTCAGGAATTTCGTGAAAGAAAAACTCCCTTTTTATGCCGACAAATCCAATGATCCGGGGTATGAAAATGTGTCACTCATGAGTCCATACCTTCATTTCGGACAGATTTCACCTTTGGAACTGATTCACCTGATCCAGGAACATTATGACCTGAATGAACCCTTTGTCCGGGATTATTTGGAACAGCTGATTGTCCGCCGGGAACTGGCTGTGAATTTTGTCCATTATACAGAACATTATGATTCACTGGACGCATTGCCGGACTGGGCACGAAAGACTTTAGAAGAGCATGCAAACGATGCGAGAGAATACCTGTACACCTTTGAGGAACTGGAGCAGGGAAAAACCCACGATGAGGACTGGAACACCTGTATGGAAGAAATGCGTGAAACAGGTTTTATGCATGGTCATATGCGAATGTACTGGGGAAAAAAAATCATTGAGTGGACAGAAAGTCCGGAAATTGCCTTTGACACCCTTATAAAACTGAACAACCGGTATTTTTTGGATGGACGTGATCCGGTCTCGTATACATCCATACTTTGGCTATTTGGTCTGCATGATCAGGCCTGGAAAGAAAGGCCAATTTTCGGGAAAATCAGGTATATGAACCAGGCGGGATTGCATCGGAAATTTAATATGAAGAATTATGAGATAAGAATTAAGAATGATGAATGA
- a CDS encoding 30S ribosomal protein S12 methylthiotransferase accessory protein YcaO, whose protein sequence is MKNHLVAGKDLNPEETIRRIQQTLILEDFSPEIVSENNIGGLFSVLIADKHSERFMANGKGISRELALASAYGEFMERFMTRFFFYDLWLTKDGPVPWVYDKNEIWTSKPESLLKNLKKFYPMSILQSKSCYDINQSPSEEPFCFLPFHTRHGEQLFLPVSYWRELYTSNGLAYGNNIYEARVQALCEIIERHVKYRVIRKGLSLPSVSPEKLKNPEIFYRAQSLLSDVGLQCKLLDASLGMNYPVMAFLIYTPDQQEAFLSFGAHPDQEIAIERTIAEAFQGRNPREDTQDFLNIVSDDTKLTGLPENLESHFINSTGILHTNIFKPPSSLSSTFCSFHGTSEKEWDHLCDIVEKTGFTILTRDIFWNGHSACQIIIPGFSEVYPYQDLIEKDFQGYCVTRNEVISLLERYPRDAERLVELLDSEYFRPDQDLGEALGVLFSPDALWFNHTVEEVIESH, encoded by the coding sequence ATGAAAAATCATCTTGTTGCAGGAAAAGATCTCAACCCTGAAGAAACGATTCGGAGAATTCAACAAACGCTGATTTTGGAGGATTTTAGCCCTGAAATTGTATCAGAGAATAATATTGGCGGACTTTTTTCAGTTTTGATTGCTGATAAGCATTCAGAACGTTTCATGGCCAACGGAAAAGGCATCAGCCGTGAACTGGCCCTCGCCAGTGCCTATGGTGAATTTATGGAACGGTTTATGACCCGTTTTTTCTTCTATGATTTATGGCTTACAAAAGATGGACCTGTCCCCTGGGTTTACGATAAAAACGAAATTTGGACCTCCAAACCGGAATCCCTGTTAAAAAATTTGAAAAAGTTCTATCCAATGTCCATACTGCAATCAAAATCCTGTTATGACATCAATCAGTCGCCCAGTGAAGAACCGTTCTGTTTTCTACCATTTCATACCCGGCATGGAGAACAGCTTTTTCTTCCGGTTTCTTATTGGCGTGAACTCTATACATCAAATGGACTCGCGTATGGGAATAATATCTATGAAGCCAGGGTTCAGGCTTTATGTGAGATTATTGAACGACATGTCAAATATAGGGTTATCAGAAAGGGACTTTCTTTACCGTCCGTGTCTCCGGAAAAGTTAAAAAATCCGGAGATCTTCTACAGGGCTCAGTCTCTCCTGTCCGATGTGGGATTACAATGCAAGTTGCTTGATGCTTCCCTGGGAATGAATTATCCGGTGATGGCTTTTCTGATCTATACTCCGGATCAGCAGGAAGCCTTTCTCTCCTTTGGCGCCCATCCTGATCAGGAAATTGCCATCGAGCGGACGATTGCTGAGGCTTTTCAGGGACGAAATCCAAGGGAGGATACGCAGGATTTTCTGAACATTGTTTCTGATGATACGAAACTAACAGGCCTTCCGGAAAACCTGGAATCCCATTTTATCAATTCTACAGGCATTCTTCATACCAATATATTTAAACCGCCATCTTCTCTATCTTCAACGTTTTGCTCTTTCCACGGGACATCAGAAAAGGAATGGGATCACCTGTGTGATATCGTAGAGAAAACGGGGTTTACGATTTTAACCCGGGATATCTTTTGGAATGGCCATTCAGCCTGCCAGATTATTATTCCGGGATTTTCCGAAGTATATCCCTACCAGGATCTGATTGAGAAAGATTTTCAGGGATATTGCGTCACACGAAATGAAGTTATATCCCTACTGGAAAGGTATCCCCGTGATGCGGAAAGATTAGTAGAATTATTAGATTCAGAGTATTTCCGTCCGGACCAGGATTTGGGCGAAGCCCTTGGTGTCCTCTTTTCACCTGATGCTCTGTGGTTCAATCATACTGTTGAAGAAGTTATTGAGAGTCATTAG
- a CDS encoding PIN domain nuclease — protein sequence MILVDTSVLIDYLKGTENTKTGLFDEILDKSIPWGISALTYVELLQGAKSEREFKYLKEYLISIPLYHLNQDHDSMEKAARFYFRARKAGLTIRSTIDILIAQTAIDHDLYLLHNNSDYDMLASVIHELKIY from the coding sequence ATGATTCTTGTGGATACTTCCGTCCTCATTGATTACCTGAAAGGAACAGAAAATACAAAAACCGGACTCTTTGATGAAATTCTGGACAAAAGTATACCCTGGGGAATTTCGGCCTTAACCTATGTGGAATTGCTGCAAGGTGCGAAATCCGAAAGAGAATTCAAATATTTGAAAGAATACCTGATTTCCATCCCTCTTTATCATCTGAATCAGGATCATGATTCTATGGAAAAAGCTGCACGATTTTATTTTCGTGCCCGAAAAGCCGGTCTTACCATCCGGAGTACAATTGATATACTCATTGCTCAGACAGCAATAGATCATGATCTATATCTTTTACATAATAACAGTGATTATGATATGCTGGCATCCGTGATACATGAATTGAAAATTTATTGA
- the hisG gene encoding ATP phosphoribosyltransferase — MLTLAIQKKGRLHDSTMSLLKDCGIRLSNGGKDGLIADADNFPLRVLYLRDDDIPECINDGAADIGIVGENVIREKKKDLKIIKKLGFARCRLSIAVPKNMSISKPEELNGLSIATSYPGILKDYLDSNSIDASIYEISGSVEISPGIGLADAIFDIVSSGSTLLSNGLKEVITVMTSEAVLTGKDLETEKQKILDQLIFRIKAVREAERNKYILLNAPKNKLDEITAIIPGMKSPSVIPLAREGWCSVHSVISEDDFWENIEQLKKTGAEGILVIPIEKMVR; from the coding sequence ATGCTGACTCTTGCAATTCAGAAAAAAGGAAGACTTCATGACAGTACCATGTCCCTGCTGAAAGATTGCGGTATTCGTCTGAGTAATGGAGGTAAGGATGGACTCATAGCTGATGCAGACAATTTTCCCCTGCGGGTCCTCTATCTGCGGGATGACGATATTCCTGAATGCATCAATGACGGTGCAGCAGATATCGGCATTGTGGGAGAAAATGTGATCCGGGAAAAAAAGAAAGACCTGAAAATCATCAAAAAGCTGGGGTTTGCCCGATGTCGCCTTTCCATTGCCGTGCCCAAAAATATGTCTATATCCAAACCGGAAGAGCTGAACGGACTCAGTATCGCCACATCTTATCCCGGAATTTTGAAAGACTACCTGGATTCAAATAGCATCGATGCTTCTATCTATGAAATCAGCGGTTCGGTGGAAATCAGTCCGGGAATCGGACTGGCTGATGCCATTTTTGACATTGTAAGCAGTGGCAGCACGCTTTTAAGCAATGGACTGAAAGAAGTAATAACCGTAATGACATCGGAAGCTGTCTTAACAGGTAAAGATCTTGAAACTGAAAAACAAAAAATTCTGGATCAGTTGATTTTCCGTATCAAAGCTGTCCGGGAAGCGGAACGGAACAAGTATATCCTTCTGAACGCCCCTAAGAACAAACTGGATGAAATTACGGCAATCATTCCGGGAATGAAGAGTCCCAGTGTCATTCCCCTGGCCCGGGAAGGCTGGTGCTCTGTTCACTCCGTAATCAGTGAAGATGACTTCTGGGAGAATATCGAACAGTTAAAAAAGACTGGAGCCGAAGGTATTCTGGTCATTCCTATTGAAAAAATGGTTCGCTGA
- the hisD gene encoding histidinol dehydrogenase: MQKLNQPRKDFLKRLFDRKSTPEAEMLKKTMAIFETVKRNGDEAVKSYTRTFDGVDISHLSIPILMEDFESRVDGSLKEAITWAAENIRTFHEKQVPGKNENYTVEVRPGISCGLRYQPIESAGIYIPGGTAPLFSSVLMLVIPAQLAGCKKIVCCTPPDKNGSVNPVIGYTLAYLGIDSVFLVGGAQAVAAMTYGTESIPRVDKIAGPGNAWVTLAKQVAFLNGTGIDLPAGPSEVAILADDSADLSFIAADCLSQAEHGYDSQVLVATTSERIFNDLIPEITLQLNKLPRRDMAQHSLEKSYLIYVPNLEDAVNITNLYAPEHLIIQTRSAGLVSEQVTNAGSVFVGSWTPESAGDYASGTNHTLPTSGNAANTGGVTAKTFMKTMTTQTITQDGLRELGPRVVTMAEAEELKAHGEAVRIRLKKLKGNIYE, from the coding sequence GTGCAAAAGCTCAACCAACCCCGGAAGGATTTCCTCAAACGTCTTTTTGACAGGAAAAGTACACCTGAGGCAGAAATGCTGAAGAAAACCATGGCAATCTTTGAAACCGTGAAACGAAACGGTGATGAAGCTGTGAAGTCTTATACACGAACTTTCGATGGGGTAGATATATCCCATCTGTCCATCCCTATTCTCATGGAAGATTTTGAATCCCGCGTGGATGGTTCCCTGAAAGAAGCCATCACCTGGGCTGCAGAAAATATACGGACCTTCCATGAAAAACAGGTACCAGGTAAGAATGAAAACTACACAGTGGAAGTCCGTCCGGGTATATCCTGCGGATTACGATATCAGCCCATTGAATCGGCAGGAATCTATATTCCCGGCGGCACAGCACCTTTGTTTTCCAGTGTATTGATGCTGGTGATTCCCGCCCAGTTGGCAGGATGTAAAAAGATTGTCTGTTGTACACCACCGGATAAAAATGGTTCAGTCAATCCGGTGATTGGATATACTCTTGCTTACCTGGGAATTGACTCAGTATTTCTGGTAGGTGGTGCACAGGCGGTCGCCGCCATGACGTACGGGACTGAATCCATCCCCCGGGTAGATAAAATTGCCGGACCGGGAAATGCTTGGGTAACCCTTGCCAAACAGGTGGCTTTTCTCAACGGGACAGGCATTGATCTGCCGGCCGGCCCCTCAGAAGTAGCTATTCTTGCCGATGATTCCGCCGATCTCTCTTTTATCGCGGCGGACTGTCTATCTCAGGCAGAACACGGTTATGACAGCCAGGTACTGGTGGCAACTACATCGGAAAGGATTTTTAACGACCTGATTCCGGAAATCACGCTTCAGCTAAACAAACTGCCACGTAGAGATATGGCACAACACTCTCTGGAAAAGAGTTATCTGATCTATGTTCCAAACCTGGAGGATGCTGTGAACATCACAAATCTCTATGCGCCGGAACACCTGATTATCCAGACACGTTCTGCCGGGCTGGTCTCCGAACAGGTGACAAATGCCGGGTCCGTCTTTGTAGGCTCCTGGACTCCAGAATCCGCCGGAGATTATGCTTCCGGGACCAATCACACACTGCCCACATCGGGAAATGCAGCCAACACTGGCGGAGTGACCGCAAAAACCTTTATGAAAACCATGACAACCCAGACTATTACACAAGATGGACTCCGGGAGCTGGGACCCAGAGTCGTCACTATGGCCGAAGCAGAAGAACTCAAAGCCCATGGGGAAGCAGTCCGGATCCGGTTAAAAAAGCTGAAGGGAAATATCTATGAATAA
- the hisC gene encoding histidinol-phosphate transaminase, giving the protein MNNIIRKNILTLKPYSSARDEFKGKADLYLDANESPWDDGSQLNRYPDPMQRDLRKKIAEYFKVEEETLFIGNGSDEAIDLLIRVTCEPGIDRIIQFPPTYGMYEVQARIQNADVKNILLNKDFSLPVKDYQSQMDEHDKLTFVCTPNNPTGNVFPTEDIEALIRTTSGLIVVDEAYIDFSNVESMIGKIGDYDRLVVLRTFSKAWSAAGIRLGVAIGNPTVISYLNAVKYPYNINRLTAGKAISLLDEKNTYKERRELIQRERQKMRLELSKLPGIETVFPSEANFLLVRVQNSATVLVKKLADRGIIIRNRSYLPRCKNCVRITIGRPEDNKRLLNNMKEILI; this is encoded by the coding sequence ATGAATAACATCATCCGGAAAAATATCCTCACACTTAAACCCTATTCTTCAGCCCGGGATGAATTCAAAGGGAAGGCAGACCTTTATCTGGATGCCAATGAATCCCCCTGGGATGACGGTTCACAACTTAATCGATATCCAGATCCCATGCAGAGAGATCTGAGAAAAAAAATTGCAGAATATTTCAAAGTGGAAGAAGAAACCCTTTTCATCGGAAACGGGAGTGATGAGGCCATAGATCTCCTGATTCGTGTCACCTGTGAACCGGGTATTGACCGGATTATCCAGTTCCCGCCAACCTACGGCATGTATGAGGTCCAGGCACGGATTCAAAATGCAGACGTGAAAAATATCCTCCTGAATAAGGATTTTTCACTACCTGTAAAAGATTATCAAAGCCAGATGGATGAACATGATAAACTTACCTTTGTCTGTACACCCAACAATCCTACAGGAAATGTCTTTCCTACAGAGGATATTGAAGCATTGATTCGGACTACATCCGGGCTGATTGTCGTAGATGAAGCCTATATTGACTTTTCAAATGTTGAAAGTATGATTGGGAAAATTGGGGACTATGACCGTCTGGTAGTTTTGCGGACCTTTTCAAAGGCTTGGTCTGCAGCTGGGATCCGCCTGGGTGTAGCCATTGGAAATCCAACCGTTATATCCTATCTGAATGCCGTCAAATACCCCTATAATATCAACCGGCTCACAGCGGGAAAAGCCATCTCTCTGCTGGACGAAAAGAACACATATAAAGAAAGGCGGGAGTTGATTCAGAGAGAGAGGCAAAAAATGCGCCTTGAACTGTCAAAATTACCGGGCATTGAAACGGTATTTCCCTCGGAAGCCAATTTCCTTCTTGTCCGCGTACAGAATTCAGCAACCGTGTTGGTAAAAAAACTTGCTGACCGGGGAATCATCATCCGTAACAGGAGCTATTTGCCACGATGCAAAAACTGTGTGAGAATTACCATTGGCCGGCCGGAGGATAATAAACGCCTGCTGAATAATATGAAGGAGATCCTGATATGA